One segment of Solanum stenotomum isolate F172 chromosome 1, ASM1918654v1, whole genome shotgun sequence DNA contains the following:
- the LOC125853899 gene encoding uncharacterized protein LOC125853899 isoform X2 encodes MAKRSHRHALRYEKDRAGCIWGLISIFDFRHGRATRKLLSDRTRGSKPVLAGSASSSSMQELPNPSDDRLNIEDDEENEVAVPDPRTSVKELMEEEMVNEQSLKDQCNGSEIDAEDVDSQKSWRSRKNSRRTRRAFSRPSNTHSHDLDDAGNLRSEAPCHQDSGGTALDDLDIVMEELRQIHQKNRKFVKLRQGSHNAHNNQSDQTHPVVEEKVNAAIEVFINQRSRNNKQLGEDNKTLQSKEFMDALQTLSSNKDLIMRLLQDPNSRLVKQIGSLEDAQFEEKQRPNLISESNMSEENHVHAKTDDVINHKQRKFFRRRSKSQEIYPPMGNETPRSSSKIVILKPGPTGLQSPSAQINVNTPARSQYTEKHTIQNERNTSQFSFTEIKRKLKHAMGKDRHGISPEGTIRRFPSEQLKRCNSDRGIFGENLGWSSPNRDHFYTEKFAKSPLGMKSGDKIVKSKGVEAVTLTEASDFPRPGMSNIYIEAKKHLVEMLDNEDETTEVSSGQLSKSLGRILSFPEYNSSPGCSPRKNSKDGMLPSQVREPLTDSIQGENDDRLQHLREDHVTGPSPSSQDIEIESSCSDEYLNESTKSASTNLEVPCENGNTMDEIAASTDHTSPEGDLTEEAIKTRCQEEGEILSVPIDREIQVDGDATNAVDDGNSPHGFDCLKEHPSGKDQNSLSSSPASPAESSSLRKVEDPDSAVDRKERPSPISVLEPLFSEDDVSPASTICRPVQLHTVDPEIQPRKIHFEEPVSSISEQDCPIVCFENEESAFEYVEAVLLGSGLSWDEFLLRWLSSDQILDPSLFDEVELFSSRSCHDQKVLFDCANEVLKAVCERYFGCNPRVSLGKHNIRPVPKGMDLINEVWEGVEWYLLQYSAPHSLEQLVKKDMERSGTWMNLRLDLGHIGIEMGEIILEELMDDTILSISGDTLECADDVLLPAMSETESSVDQ; translated from the exons ATGGCAAAGAGATCACATCGCCACGCTCTGAGATATGAGAAGGATCGAGCGGGTTGCATTTGGGGTTTGATTAGCATCTTTGACTTCCGCCATGGTCGAGCCACTAGAAAGTTACTCTCAGATAGAACGCGAGGAAGCAAACCAGTTCTTG CAGGTTCTGCTTCTTCAAGCTCTATGCAGGAATTACCAAATCCCAGTGATGATAGACTGAATATTGAG GATGATGAAGAAAATGAGGTAGCTGTACCTGATCCTAGAACAAGTGTAAAGGAGCTCATGGAAGAAGAAATGGTCAATGAGCAAAGCCTGAAAGATCAGTGCAATGGTTCTGAAATAGACGCAGAAGATGTTGATTCACAAAAGTCATGGCGTTCAAGAAAGAACAGCAGGCGAACACGCAGAGCTTTCTCCAGACCTAGTAATACACACTCTCATGATTTGGATGATGCAGGAAATTTGAGGTCTGAAGCACCTTGTCATCAAGATTCTGGAGGGACGGCCCTCGATGATCTGGACATTGTAATGGAAGAACTCCGCCAGATTCATCAGAAAAATCGTAAGTTTGTGAAGCTCCGCCAAGGTTCACATAATGCTCATAACAATCAGTCAGATCAGACTCACCCAGTTGTtgaagaaaaggtaaatgcagCAATTGAGGTGTTTATCAATCAGAGATCAAGAAACAATAAACAATTGGGAGAAGATAACAAGACCCTCCAATCAAAAGAATTCATGGATGCTCTGCAGACACTAAGTTCAAATAAGGACTTAATCATGAGACTCCTACAAGATCCAAACTCAAGGCTGGTAAAGCAAATTGGAAGTTTGGAGGATGCTCAGTTTGAGGAAAAGCAGAGACCTAACTTGATTTCAGAATCCAATATGTCAGAGGAAAACCATGTTCATGCAAAAACAGATGATGTCATAAACCACAAACAACGTAAGTTTTTCAGGAGGAGGAGCAAGTCTCAAGAAATTTACCCTCCAATGGGAAATGAGACTCCCCGATCCTCAAGTAAAATTGTTATTTTGAAGCCTGGTCCAACAGGCTTGCAATCACCCAGTGCTCAAATCAATGTTAACACTCCAGCGCGCTCGCAATACACAGAGAAACATACTATTCAGAATGAAAGGAACACATCCCAGTTCTCATTTAcagaaattaaaagaaaactcaAGCATGCAATGGGAAAGGATCGTCATGGGATCTCTCCTGAAGGAACCATCCGCCGATTTCCCTCTGAGCAGTTAAAGCGATGTAACAGTGACAGAGGGATCTTTGGAGAAAATTTAGGATGGAGTTCTCCTAATAGAGACCATTTTTATACTGAAAAATTTGCTAAATCTCCTCTGGGAATGAAGAGTGGGGATAAGATAGTCAAGTCAAAAGGTGTTGAAGCAGTCACACTGACTGAGGCGTCTGACTTTCCCAGGCCAGGAATGTCTAACATCTACATTGAGGCAAAGAAGCACCTCGTGGAGATGCTAGACAATGAAGATGAGACAACAGAGGTTAGTAGTGGACAGTTGTCTAAATCCTTGGGGAGGATACTTTCATTTCCTGAGTACAATAGTTCACCTGGCTGCAGCCCGAGAAAAAACAGCAAGGATGGCATGCTACCTTCCCAAGTGAGGGAGCCTCTTACTGATTCTATACAGGGAGAGAATGATGACAGACTCCAGCATCTACGAGAAGACCATGTTACAGGTCCAAGTCCATCCAGCCAAGACATAGAGATAGAATCTAGCTGTTCTGACGAGTATCTTAATGAGAGCACCAAGTCTGCCAGTACAAATCTAGAGGTTCCATGTGAAAATGGGAACACAATGGATGAAATTGCTGCTTCAACTGATCATACAAGTCCTGAAG GAGATCTAACTGAAGAAGCAATCAAAACCAGATGCCAAGAAGAAGGTGAAATCTTGAGTGTTCCAATTGACAGAGAAATCCAAGTTGATGGTGATGCTACCAATGCAGTGGATGATGGAAATTCTCCCCATGGATTTGACTGCTTAAAAGAA CATCCATCTGGGAAGGATCAAAATAGTCTATCTTCTTCACCAGCCTCACCTGCAGAGTCTTCAAGCCTCAGGAAAGTTGAAGATCCTGACAGTGCAGTTGATAGAAAGGAGCGACCTAGTCCCATATCAGTTCTTGAGCCATTATTCTCAGAGGATGATGTCAGTCCTGCAAGCACCATATGCCGACCAG TTCAATTGCATACAGTTGATCCAGAAATTCAACCACGGAAAATCCATTTCGAAGAACCAGTGTCTTCCATCAGTGAACAAGATTGTCCAATAGTTTGTTTCGAAAATGAAGAATCCGCTTTTGAATATGTAGAAGCAGTTCTTCTTGGCTCAGGATTAAGTTGGGATGAGTTTCTCTTAAGGTGGCTTTCTTCTGACCAGATTCTTGACCCATCATTATTTGACGAGGTAGAGTTATTTTCAAGCCGTTCTTGTCATGATCAAAAGGTCCTTTTTGATTGTGCAAATGAAGTTCTTAAAGCAGTATGTGAGCGCTATTTTGGCTGCAACCCCAGAGTGTCACTCGGTAAACATAACATTCGACCTGTTCCAAAAGGGATGGACCTGATAAATGAAGTATGGGAGGGAGTAGAATGGTATCTTCTCCAATATTCAGCTCCTCATTCTTTGGAACAGCTTGTCAAAAAAGACATGGAAAGATCAGGGACATGGATGAATCTCCGATTGGATCTTGGACATATCGGAATTGAGATGGGGGAGATTATTCTGGAAGAGTTGATGGATGACACAATTTTGAGCATTTCTGGTGATACTTTGGAGTGTGCAGACGATGTTCTCTTACCAGCCATGAGTGAAACTGAGAGTAGCGTGGACCAGTAA